Proteins encoded together in one Penaeus vannamei isolate JL-2024 chromosome 11, ASM4276789v1, whole genome shotgun sequence window:
- the LOC113806039 gene encoding uncharacterized protein, which yields MTKYTVFAAIVSIAIATPNTWKDDYPSERSCPMPYQAVGGRCLLLDTLDLGTWHDTRNFCHGYQGELAQIDSADLLTAVVDFIHSQGLTGSDFWIGANNEAGGVWQWPDGSGVHMGTPFWGYSKTQEPTDGAGSEYACMLSKHFYYFYSCVYYGELSPLCEYRQ from the exons ccATAGCTATAGCAACGCCAAATACGTGGAAAGATGATTATCCTTCAGAGAGAA gTTGCCCCATGCCCTACCAAGCCGTGGGAGGTCGATGCCTCTTGCTTGACACTCTGGATTTGGGCACGTGGCATGACACGAGGAACTTCTGCCACGGATACCAGGGCGAGTTGGCGCAAATCGACTCGGCTGACCTGCTGACGGCGGTCGTGGACTTCATTCACAGTCAAG ggcTGACCGGAAGCGACTTCTGGATCGGCGCAAACAACGAGGCGGGGGGCGTCTGGCAGTGGCCCGACGGGAGCGGCGTCCACATGGGCACGCCCTTCTGGGGGTACTCGAAAACCCAGGAGCCAACCGACGGCGCGGGCTCCGAATACGCCTGCATGCTCTCGAAGCATTTCTATTACTTCTACTCTTGTGTCTACTATGGTGAACTTTCTCCTTTGTGTGAATATAGGCAATAG